The Larimichthys crocea isolate SSNF chromosome X, L_crocea_2.0, whole genome shotgun sequence genome segment CTGAGCTGCCGGTCTCGTCCTGCtcagtttacagtttttacCTCTCTTGCAGGCTTCGTGCAGGGCTGAGGGGAAGTGTGTGcatgccgtgtgtgtgtgcgctccaTTCTGCAGCAGCAGTTCCATACAGCCGACACTCCCAGAGGTGCAACAGTTGTACAGAGGAGTGACACCATCGATGGTAGCAGCattcacctacacacacacacacatacattattgATGTGTGGCTACAAGTGACACTGTCAGCAGTTTTTAATGACAGGGCTAATGTGTTTTATGGTGAACATTTAATAATGGTGGTTATAATAAGAATACCTACATTAGCTCCAGCATTTATTAATGCTCTGACACAGGCTACATGTCCTGACAGGCAGGCTTCATGGAGAGGGGTCACATGATCAATGGTGACAATATTAGTGTGATATCCCTAAAAATTAAAACGTACAGCGTTAAGCACATTTCTCAGATTCCAAGATTCCTATTATTAGGGCATAAATGTGTCACTCTTGAATAGAAAGATTATTGGACAAACACCATGTTATACACACAcgcccatgcacacacacaattccaGTCCTCCAATTAACTGGTCTTTGATAAGAAATATGTCCCCAAGAGTCtttacattcatgattttacttttttattaaaaacacataacattgatatttgtgttttgtcataATAGAAAGGTTATGGGACATTTCTGgggacatttttaaatatccTAAGAATGTAAAATGTAAGCACCCCTTCGCACACCGCATATCTCCATAGTTAAATAAGTTATACATAAtaatgatttcattttcacagcCGTCTTCACAAGGCCATTACCTGGGCCAGCAGAGTGCGTAGGGCAAGCAGGCGACCCTGGGAAGCTGCTTCATGGAGAGGGGAGCGATCTGCCCAGGACCCTGGACgcatacacaccacacacacacacagacacacacacacacacaccagacatagacacagatagtttgtgtgtatttattatgtatgtaaatatttcaaTGAACTCACTGTTGTATCAATAACATTCATGTTACAATGCCATtgggtttatgtttttttaaagcacgtGATCGCGTGTAAATCACATTTCTGCCTGTGTgacttctatctatctatctatctatctatctatctatctatctatctatctatctatctatctatctatctatctatctatctatctatctatctatctatgagcATACACTTTTAGTGCCACCTTTTTGCTGCACCAGAGGCTGGTGGCAACCACAACCaacagtgagagaaaacacacctCAAAGCCCTTTCGTTTCAACGTGGAATCTGCAGCAAAACATTTCACGCCGTTGTCAGACTGATCATGCTGCaggattttcttattttttttatgagccAACACAGAGATACaagatgaaaacatacaaaacagaGAGATGGTCAAATCTAATATAATTGTATATTATACGAGCTCTAATTAAACACATGACAATCAGTCCCAGGCATCTTGAATGAAAGGAAATATCTGCTCAGAGCAGAATCTGCAGGCGGCCTGCAGCATTGCTGCCCGTGGTTATATTTAGTGTTAGTGAGCTCTTcctcagcagctgctgcagcagtaactaaccacataaacacacacagtcttatcTACAACATACCCATATCTCCGTCTCCCCATGGCACATCCAGCCACTGGTAGACATAAGACATTCTGAATGGAGTGGAAGTGAGAGGACCTGCACACCCTCTGCTTGTCCTCACGTAGAGCTCCAGCCTGAGCTCCAGcttaacaacaacagactgcAAATACAAGAAATAACAAGcagctaactgaactgaaagGATCTGTGTAACTGACTGACCGGCTGCTGCTGGCAGCAGCCATTTTGGAAAAGTCACATGCAACAACACAGATGGCCACAAAAGGCTTCCATCCTCCCTCTTTACCTCACACATTCACCCATATCGTCTTCACTGCATCTTCACACCCCTCCCTTCTCTTACTCGTCTCTCtttcatcactgtcactgtcccTTATTATCCCGTTATATGATGTCCTTTGAACTTTGATTTCACAGCAGTCTGTATTGTTCTCATTTATCTGTACTACTCtttcagtgtatatatatatatatatcttccctggagtttctgtgctttctcgtccagcaggttctcgtggatcgtggctgctgctgtggtcctgcatgatgTCCATAtgttactactgtcattattgctaccatatctccattacagtttatagttgatgatttgctgctgctgtgcatctgtgtctctctctctctatcacagattccactgctactgtaattattttatcattcattgtaattttcattgtcattttgtcagtcattgtaattcattgtcattttatcgttcattgtaattcattgtcattttatcgttcattgtaattcattttcattttatcattcattgtaattcattgtcattttatcattctttgtaattcattgtcatgttatcattcattgtgattgtacagtatgtttgtgttgatttgtcctgtacatgtgacatctattgcacgtctgtccgtcctgggagagggatccctcctctgtgtaCTACAAGAAATGCgtaatacataaatataagCAGAGCAGAGCTTCTCTCCTATTGCTGATTCACACACAAGTCTTGAGATGTCAAGGGAAGCTCTACAAAATCTACATTTACATCTTCCTGTGATTGGCagatcacattttatttaatgctgTACATAAAGAAATATGTTTCTTTCAATTTCAAACAGGCCTGGTAAGAGTCCAGTCTGACCCAATGGATGACTTGGATTGGACTGAAGTGTGAAAATTGCAGAGAAGTAGTGTTCGGGACTTGGTAAGTAGTAGGGACTTATTGCGGATATTGATTGGCATTTACAGTAGCCAACAGGCACTGAGTGCTATGATCTAGTGTTAGTTTTGTCTTTCCAGTGAACACATCTGGACCTGTGACAGAATAtgttctgtataaaatatgatctagtTTTACCGAAATCACTGAAAATAGTTACAGAGattttaagttgtgtttttgtacaggtTCATAAGCAAAAATTCTGCGAGAAAGCATTTTAATTGGCTGTCAGATTGATATATGTTCCTGAttgcaggatgagtcatcaacaactttttatggtttataaGATAATGAAAAACTCCTAAAATACCATtaatacctgaaaatactgaaatgaaCATGACATGATCTAAATACCAGCAGAAACGTGGATTATCtacagacctgaggtgggctgaatgacacctgggtgctctaataagccatctgtaaccacacctacctgtcaatcaaagcggccatgctgttaattaactttaacaggtgagttgtataaaaattgacctaaactgttttttgtaccaggctgtaaacatgtttatttctgctgtgaagttggacatttgaacatggggacttatggagactgacatgtgtgtagccagcctcaagtggctgctcaAAGAATTACAGTTCTTAGCACTTCCACACTGACTTTATTTCCCAGACACAAACCTCTAAACATCAATAATGTTTCATAGAAGATTTGAATTCCAACTTTTCACCAAACGCACTGCTTCCTGTCTACTGGACATTATGGAagtaaaatattatattgttgCCCATTTCAGGTATATATGACTACATGTTTTGTGCCTCTGTGTAAGGCCCATGTAATGACTCATTTTTCTTAAGACATCCAAGGGGTTCATCGTGTGTTTGTGAATGGATCATTAATTGTGAACGTTTTCAAAGTGTCCTTATACTAAAAGAAAGGGAGCATTTTGGAGGTGTTATTCATAGGTGATTATGCAATGGTTCTACTGGTCCAGCCCACTGGAGATCAAATTAGGCTGCATGTGACCCATGAACTGAGATGAGTTTGACACCATGCTTTATGTTAACAGAGAGTGAAGCTCAtggagatacagacagacagtgatatGATGATTAATGGGTGCTTACTCATACAGTCCGAGTACTCAGCTTTTGATTATTAAGAGAGAGATGATTAAAGAATGATTTATTTGAGGgctcacttatttatttaatgactcCTCTTTGTCACCCgattcatttaaatacattacaattcaaaatatattattattagattataatACCAGACAGAATATATAAAGAGTGCTTTATAAAAGCTTTGTtggtatttatttcattttttcaagcTGTCAGGAGTCAGACTGACCGTAGCCAGACGTTATTTAAAGGTCTGTTCTCTAAgagtataaaatatttacaacGTTTGACCACAATCTGGAGCATATCTCTACCCctgcccagcagcagcagcagcagcagcagcatgaacaACCTGTGCTTTGAACCACAGCACAGCCGTGTGTACCGACCTTGGCTGGTCAGAATGCCCCAGCAAGCCTTCTTCCTCTCCGCGACGTGCTCGGGTAGTGGTCCGGGCTCAGCGCCTCTTTTTCGGGACATCTGTGGAGCTCCGCGCGGCACCTCTGGCATGTTCCCCCCCACGGATGGATCTCACGCGTTCACCGCTCCGGTAACACCGACTGCAGCAGCGGAGCTGAGCTGAAGCTCGGCTGACAGCGAGCGGAGAGATCCGATTGGCTGAAccgctttgttgttgttgtgttcgaCGCACATGACCATCTCACATGCGCTCCCACGTGTGGACGAGGGAGACTATTTCTGTCCTTCAAGTGGACAGAacctgaccacacacacacacacgcagccctgtgtgtgctgcatgtgtgttagAGACCTAAACGTTATGCACTTTAAAGAGGCTGAACTGAGTCTCTAAATGATGAATCCAATATGCTGGAAATAATTGAATCTCATCAAATCAGGCTTCTGATTAGATTCCAATCCACACATTTAGTATACTTAGtttaatgttatatttaatttggCAGTGGTGAATATCAaagctagatagatagactaAGTGGTTCTTCACGGTGATGCCATGAAGGGAACTTTTTCCTGCTGGTTATTAAGGAGTATTATCAAGAATTTAGAGAAACTAGTGTTTGAGTTCAGTCAAGGTGCAATCTATGatcatttgaattaaaatattttgtattaaatgCAACATTTGGTCAAttactgcaaaagaaaaaactcagtaaagtcttttatgactttatataaattattatcgCATTACTGATTATTCGTTAACACCATATATACTTCAGGTTcctttaaaggtacagtgtgtcgGACTAAGTGACATTTATCTTTAAGgttgcagattacaaccaactgaatactgccCGCCTCAGATTTCCTTTCCCTTCCCCAAGTGTGAGGAAGAAACTACGCAGCCATGTGAAAcaccaaaaacatgaaactggCCCAGTTGCATttcagagccagtgtttggtttttcaactgtagaaacatgtcgATTCAACATGGCAGGCTCTAtctctgtagatatgaaaggctcaTTCTGTGGTAACAAGAACAAACAATGATTCTCATTTTCACGTGATTGCAATGAAAACAGTCCAGCAAAGGTCTATAGATGGAGCCCTTtatatcttacacactggacctttaaaagtaaTAAAGCACCTGATACCTGGGGTGACTTcaagaactcttttttttcattcggGTTCTCCAGAGAACCTAAAGTGCCCCTGAGCACTTATCTGAAAAGCACTTTTTCTGAGAGTGTAGCAGACTACAATATCTTCATGCTCATACTTAAGGACCCTTCCTCAAGAAATATAGTCTGCTCTCCCCCTCACTGTGGactgcctccctccctcagtGTTACACTTATAGTCCAGTCTGTAGGCATGTTGGACTCAGAGACATATATAGTATACACCTCCAACACTGCCTCCAGAAATTGGGTTTGTTACAGTGAgggtttttccttttttcccttgGTCAAGTAATTGTTTTCACTCAcatcacacaatcacacaaagaTTTAGCGTCTATAGCCTCTTAAACCATGTCATTTATTTGATCTGATATCtgatatattaataaaaaataaaggtggATTGTTGTGGAAAGAGCTTCCATTACACTCCTGAGGTGCACTAACTGGGCCAGATATCCCAAATAACCAATGCCAGTCCCATGTGTCTAACTAACTACTGTGTAACTTTGAACAAACTTTGTACAGCAAGCCTTGGTATGTAGCAGTGCAGCtcaagcagcagctgctgtatAGGAAGTAGGTCAAACTCTGGCAGCTTCAGTCTGAATTTCATgtacacactgaaaaaaagcaGCTTCATTCACAATAAATGTTTCCCATTCATTGTATCAGCAGCTGTCCTTTTAGCTCCTGTGTGTTTAAGGGATCACTTTCTGATTTAACagattatttgttatttattaaaactatcaaaaagtgttttttggcTGTGAAAAATCTTGACACTAACTTGCCCTGATATGATAGCATgatgttcttcatcttcattgGGGCCATCAGACACTCTTGTGACATCAtagagactacatccatgttttatacagtctatatttgaaatgtatttatcaaACAGAACTTTTTTCAGTAGTGGTTGGTGATGTCTTCTCTTCTGTGTCCTATGGTGTTCCCCAAGGTTCCATACTTGTCCCTCTGTTGTTCTGTACATACATGCTGCCACTGGGACAGATCATACATACAGAGCAAATTCACTTCCACTATCATAGTTAGAGTTATTATCTTGTACATCAGAAGAAAAATGCTGGGTGTCCCAAAGCTTTCTGCAgttcaaagaaatcaaatgaaatcataaTTTAATTTTAGCGAGAAATATTATTCTATTTATATCACAACATTTATGATAGTTGTTAATTAATTTTCAGATCAGtgtaacatacatacatatacatacatatatgccATGGCAaaacctgtattttttttatacagcatTGATATAGCATTTCCATGTCAATTATATGGCATAATATATGGTTTCTTTTGGTGGCAAAAACttgtatttatactgtacaatatggaataaaacgccaaGCATAACTGTAAAATCAACAGCCCTAATATCCGTTTGTTCTATAGAttggaaaaatattttacatactaatattatattatatatatatatatatatatctatatatataataattatatatatactattatatatacttaaacatgtttctttatttatttttacagtgtacagtaaaacacagtcaaatTTAATgccctttatttatacagcattttgAGGGAGTTCATACAGAATGAAGTAGTACTTTGAATGTCATGCTCAATGACAGTGTTTCAGGTGATGTATCCCATTATGTAACTGTATTCTTCTACTGTAACATTTGAAACGGAGCACTATCACATAACTGAGGCTCAGGCCGATGAGTTATGCAgtatgtcatgtttgtttttggtcctCCAAAGTCTATCCCACGTTTACAAAAACATCTTGTCCTGTCAACAAGTGTCAAGCAAGCAGAAACATTTTTGGGGGCAATTTTCCTATTTAGCTTTATTTGAATATTGACAGTAAAGACAGGAAGGGCCTGGGAACCTGGGTGCAATATTTGATATACGTACTCATGTTCTTCTCAACTGAGGAGCATCCCAATAAATCCAGTCTTTACTCTCTTGGGTTGATCTAAGGAAgatcattaatgtttttattttatctccaTTGGAtgactgtaatttaaaaaaaagatctcacGCCTTTAGATAACA includes the following:
- the asb5b gene encoding ankyrin repeat and SOCS box protein 5b isoform X1 encodes the protein MPEVPRGAPQMSRKRGAEPGPLPEHVAERKKACWGILTSQGSWADRSPLHEAASQGRLLALRTLLAQGYHTNIVTIDHVTPLHEACLSGHVACVRALINAGANVNAATIDGVTPLYNCCTSGSVGCMELLLQNGAHTHTACTHFPSALHEACKRGHSQCVESLLSHGVDPDHEISHLGSPLYMSCLHQHTACSKILLHRGARVNFGRGADSPLHAAVRQDNADQVSVLLDYGADVNSRDSNNQRPVELAPPGGKTQQLLLTFEVSPRSLCQLCRLQIRNLLGPSRLKLLPVLPLPSLLTHYLEYT